AAGCTCACTCATTCTTTAACCTTCCTCTTTGTCACTTTGGTTAATTTCAATTgcataattttaatgattttatattacatCATGTAAGGTTACTTATGGCTGATATTTATCATTAATGGTTATTTGGTGTTTCCTTTTCCCTTTGAATTTAGCGATGATACCTGAGTACTGGCTCACAGAAGGGGGGCAGAGTGCTACTGGTGCATTATTGGATTACATAATTGAAAGCCATGTTGCTTCTCCACGACTTGCAAACCATGCAGCTTCCCAAAGTAAGAAATTGACTTCTATCCCCCCTTTTCCTGCTTCTTGACTTGACTTTCTATTCTCTGTTCTATATTGCAGAAACTTCCCTGTTTCAGCTACTGAACAATATTTTGGAATCAATGATGCGTGAGCTGCAGTGTCCATTTATTGCTGCTTTGACTGAAGATACACATGTCCTTCCTGACTTCCATGGAAATAGGTAAAGCATTTAAAGAATTGGGTTATGAGTTTTCCAGTTTGTACTGCCTGCATATCCTTATAAATGAGTTTAAGATTCTGCCATTGTGATGCACAGGTCTCCCATTGCAGATCCCAAAGCAAAAGGAGTAGTGTTTGGATTGACCCTCGACCCTAGTGAGCAACAGTTGGCTCGTCTATACCTTGCCGCTGTGCAGGCTATTGCATATGGTACACGTCATATTGTGGAGCATTGCAATGCTAATGGTCACAAGGCAAGATATGCAcctctcttctctttttttttttttctttttctttttatactaATATTAAACAGAAGGTTTGTTTCAGCTTTATAACAATAATAGTTTTTAAGTCCCATGTCCTTTAAGGAATCTGATCTTCTTTCTGGATTTAAGGTTCCAATTATTATGAACTGAATGCTGCAATTTCTCTGTACTTTAGTATTTTTTATCTAAGGTTTtgcattgttaatttttttgatggaAAAGTTATAGTGGCTCTCTGTGGTATTTCAGATTCACGTGtcaattttgaatatatttatttgtcgAGTTTTTTTCCCTTCAGGTAACAAGTTCCATTTTATGTTCTTATTGGTTGAAACAATTATGAAATAAACCAGGTTGCTGCCAATTCTGATCCAAATTTGAAAACCCGGCATGATCAACCCAGACCTCAACCAGGtccaatttcaccataaaagtCAACAACTTGAACCCGAAGCTGATTCCAAGAAGAAATGACCCGAACTTGAAgttattaaaacatgaaatgatTAGAACCTATAATGACTCGACCCAGAAAAGCCCAAGCTCAAACCCAAATGATCCAAACCCAAAATTGACCTGAATTGAAATGACtcgaaaattttaaagcttGAACTAACTTAAGCTAGATTAGGCCTATGCAAAACCAACCTGAGCCGTCCAATTGACAGGTCTACTCAGAAGCAATTGAACTTGGAATGAAGTGATTGCATAATGAAGAATTAAGCAAAGGTTAATTTGAGCTTAGCACCGAGAGCACCTAATATATATTGCAGAGTTCAAAATGTCCAAATAAATAAGCCACCTGCCTATTGAATATCTGTAGTAATTTGTGCCTGATACTAATAAGGTTTTGATTGGACCCTATCAATAAATCTTGGTTTCCCAAACAATGTCACTTGACCTTGATGTTCAGGTACATATCAACTACAATGAAGCTCCAATTAAAAGCCATCTAATTATTGCTTGATGATTAAATGTGTTGCTGTTGCTGTTTTGACTTACCAATAGGGTTGCTTGGCCTTGGGGCATTGGTTCTTTATAATTCGTTTCACTTACCCTTGAAATCCTTCCTTAATATGTCTCTCCCTTTTTGCAGATTGATACATTGCTTGCATGTGGTGGCCTCTCAAAAAATGCCCTTTTCATTCAAGAGCATGCAGATATTATTGGTTTGTGCATTTGCTTTCTTCCTTTCTGCATGCATGTGTTTTCATGCGTGCATGTTCCCGCATGCTGACTAGTAACTGCCatctaaatttgtaattaaggtTTACTATCCCTATAGTCTATAGCAACATAAAACCTTCATTTGGACCAATGATTCTTTTCCTCCGCATTTGAATGCTGCATTCTATGCTGCTAACATGCTGATTAAAACTTGTGGCTTTCTTGCTAATAATTTGCTAATTCCctcttattatttattctttttattggTGGGTGACCATTTTCTCATAATTTCAGGTTGCCCTATAATTCTTCCGCGTGAAAGTGAGTCAGTGCTTTTAGGGGCTGCTATTCTTGGTGCAGTTGCAGCAAAGAAGTATACTTGTCTCAGTGAGGCAATGAAAGCACTTAATGCAGCTGGTCAGGTATGCTAGCTATCCTGATTTGCTTCTATTGGTATCGTGCTTTTATCATGAAATGTGTTGAGCACAAGTTGAAGGTTCAGTTGAAAATTGAGCTGTAATTTGGTTTTAAACCTTTATATAAAGCGGTTCAACCTAGACAGGTTAACTGATGGCAATGCATGCCTGGCGTAGGAAGGTGGTCTTATTTTATGTGTCGTTGGTTATCTTTGAGTAGGAAGTCATCATATATTTGGTTTTTTCAACTCTTGACACCATGCAGGTCATTCATCCATCAACAGACTCAAGGGTGAAGAAGTATCATGATTCCAAATACCGTATTTTCCGTGAACTTTATCAGCAGCAGCTGTCGCAGCGTTCAATTATGGCTCAAGCTTTGGCATAGCTTATGAGGTACCTGGTTGTAACTTGTGAACTTCTATTGGGTGTttgcttttataaaaaatgagcTGAACTTTAAAGAAGTTGGATACTGTAAGTGTTACTCTATTACTTGTAAATATCTGCTATAGATCTTTGGTTTCGGTTATGCATGTGAAAACTAACACAAACAACAGGGAATAAAAGATCAGTGGATGAGTTCACATATTTAACTCCTTTAGCCTCTTCTTGGTTGAGTTGGGGAATGTTATGAATTGTATTACCAAGGTATCTTGTTTTACTGTTcatataaattattctttttgagTTTTGTGACTATTGCTCTCAACAATGTTGTCTTCAATATTTAAACTCGGGTTTTTCATTGAGAGCGCAATGTGCGTTATCATTGCACCCAACACTTGTTAATGAATTTAAGTGATTGAAATAGTTTTTCTAATCGAGTTGTtatattaaatagaaaaatgatgtaaccaacaaacaaatattaatataggaataataacaaaaatttttagAGCCCGTTAGAGAAAAATtctaaacaatttttattttgttggaaaCCAAATTACTTCAAGAAAGATTAATATGTAGTTGTGCTTTGAATTTGTCCAAAAGTACTTAGTTGGTATTTGAACTTTTTATGTATATAGTTAGTGCTTGAACTTGTATTTCATCACCTAGGTTGGTATCTCCGCACTAACACCGTTAGATTGTGCTGATGTGGCATTGATGACCAACCTATACTGACATGTGATAGCCTCTCAATATGACACCGtggacataaattaaaaaatttaaaatctttcaaaaaaatataaattaattttaaaaaagtaattttttggACAAGTTTGCACCAACTAGGTACTTTTTGGACAAGTTTGGACAAGTTTAAGGAGTGAATTACATGTTAAccccttaaaaaattaattttaattaattgggGTAATGTGTGTAACGTAATACAAGTTCAGGTGCCAACtagatacaaaaaaaaaaataggtacTAAGTACTTTTAGACAAGTTAGGGGTATATATTAACCCTTTCAAAAATACAATCATGAGATTCTTTCATTAGTttaaatatgcattaaaaatactattatttctttttatacaatttattattattattaatacacTCATCTCAAATCTTTAAAATagagaataatatatattttaatatactcGAATTCGTATTTTCTTAATTGCTGGAAAAATATTAATACCAACTGAATTAAAGTTTAATCAACATTAAAATACTACTATTAATAACTATGatctatgttaaaatatgacaaataattataatgttGATGATTAATGAGGGTCTAAGTAACACCATTTTTcattgattgagtcttaatttgattggtatgtgtattgttgtcaatataggAGGATGTAGGTTCAAGTGTGttgaaatattttatctttttatttatgagatgggagaaattatgaatagttttaggcattttataataaaaaattacatcctttatttttaataaatgaaaagtgGTGCAGTTTATTAGGCACATTagaattagttttttaaataattgtataaGTCATGCATTAGAcggcctttttttttttttttgtacaacGTGCATCAGATGGCTTAAAACTAGCATAACATGGAcaaaaaataaaggttaaattctgctgttagtccctgtactttgcaaaaattataaatttaatctttatattttaatttagttattttttatctctatacttttaaattctaaaatcaacaaatgataattgataaattcattaaattagatttttattttcaaaatctgatgcatcaaacatattatcatacatataatatcatatcaacttattattttcatatatcactcactcaaaattcaattaatatattaacaatGGTCATTTGTGTCAAGaccgaaatttcaaaatttatgacTTAAAacgattcaattaaaaatatggactaaatttacaatttacgATAGTGCAAgaatagtaattgaatttaaacaaaaacaaattttaccaagaataaaacattttaattttaaatatataaaaaaatctatatacttttaattaggGGTAAATAAAGGAAAGGAgggagagaaagaaaagagtgGATGAGAGAATGATTCTGCCACGTGCGACGCTACTTTGGCATCATTCCAAACGtgtcccaaattttttttttttcgaatggCTGTGGCCGTGGCgctcctcttcttcttcctcctcctcctccttcaCCTTCaccatttgtttatttattctttaattcttttttttttttcctctcttgTTGTTTAGATCAATCCCATATTCATATTATCCCCATTCTTCATTTGatcaaaatattgccttaccTAATCAACCAGAGAGGAAAAATGAATCATTCTTTTGACAATTCCCGTTTTTCAggtactcttttttttttggttaagctttggttttaatttatttccgaaagaaaaaaaattgaaattactaAACCtgaattagatttttttaattgaatatggAAACTGTTATATCTGGAAGCTTGTCTGGGTTTTATTTCAGCTGTTTTGTTGACGAATTTAGTTGAGTTGTAGATTCTGCTTAGTTGGATTCGATTTAGGTTTCcacttactttttatttatttatcttcttttctctttttttttttggtttcgtGGTGTTTGAGAATTTCAGAGATTTTATAATTTCTGGTACTCTTTTTGAGTTACCTGATGGAGAATCATTCTGTTGTTGGTGTTAAAAGTAGTGGACTTATATATTAGTTTCCACTTTTGGTAGAGTTTTCGGCATTGTTGAAATACATGGTGTGAGCTGAAAACCTTCCCatgtgtaataaaataattattgatcaTCAACAGCAGCATAAGAGTCAAACTGTGTATTTGATGAATTCACCTTCATTAAGTCCGGTGTCTGCCTTGCCTTCCTCCATCCCTGGTTCCAGTGATGAAATCCCGCGTGTAAAATTCTTATGTAGCTTCTTAGGTAGCATTTTGCCTCGACCCCAAGATGGGAAATTGAGGTATGTTGGTGGAGAAACGCGAATTGTGAGTGTACCGAGAGATATTAGTTATGTGGAGTTGATGAGTAAGATGAGGGAGCTTTATGATGGAGCAGCAGTGTTGAAATATCAGCAGCCAGATGAGGATCTTGATGCTTTAGTGTCAGTTGTGAATGATGATGATATGGTTAACATGATGGAAGAGTATGAGAAGTTGGCTTCGAGTGATGGGTTCACTAGGCTTAGGATTTTCTTGTTTTCGCATCCTGACCAAGATGGTTCATCATATTATGTTGATGGGAATGAGAGGAGGTATGTGGATGCTTTGAAAAGTTTAAATGAGGGTTCTGATTTTAGGAAATGTGATTCACCTGCGACGTCTACAGTTTCTGATGATATTCATTTAGCAGAACAATTCTTTAATGGTATGAGTATTGACGAGAGTTGGGTTCATATCCAGAGGAGCGGTGTGATACCAACACCATCTTTTAACTTGCATAGTCATACTATTCCTCATATGGGTTCTGGGCAGTGGAGTCCTGTGTGCTATTCTCCTAGTCACCATGGATACCTTACTCCCAGAACACTATCGGGGTTTCCACCTTCACCATCTTCTGCTCACTATAGAATGCAAGAAGAATATGTTCGGCAGCGATTAAATCGTCATCCCCAATATGAACATCAGCCTCATTTTCCAGATAATGTAGCATGGATGCCAAATGGAGCTATGTCTGGTGATAAGGTTTGTGGTTTTCCTGGTAACATCCTTCATAGTCTAGGTGTGCATGAAGGAAACCACAACTATGAGCACTGCAGGGCTACTTTTTGCAGAAACCAGTCACCACATTTGGAGCACCACAACATGGGAAATGCTGTTCCTCAGATTAATAGTTCATGCGCTGCCGCTGAGTGCCTCCCAAACCAAGAAGCATTCATGATGCATGCAGATGGAAAATTGCATCTTGAATTTTATTCCAAAGACCAAACTGATCCCTCTTCTACTCACGGTGAAACACATGGTCATGAAAGAGGATGCATTCTGCAGCACCAACTGAATCCTTGTGTTGAGGAAGCGAGAAATCATGTATATGGATTTGGAAGATTGAATGACCACAATGTTCTAGATGGTGCTGGCATGAATTCACCTCTTGAGCATGCTGGTTTAGCTGATGGCCATCTTATGCTTTCAAATTATGTTCATCAGCGAGCTGGAGCTGAGTTGGGGAATGAAGTATTTCGTGATCAAACCATGGTTGCTTCAGCCCACTTGCACATTCCTCCTGAAGAACGTGGGCCCTGTTATGGGAATTATCCTTATCCACATGGAGGAGATAATGCTTACCAAGCCTCACAAGGACATGTACATGCGCAGTCTTTGCAGAGAAATTTTCAGAATCATACTCATGGTGCTCCAGCTTATGAAGCATATGGTTTACCTCAGCAAATAAATTCTCCAGTTAACTTTGCATTTTTGAAGGATCCAGCAGAAGGTAGTGCAATGCATTTTGTTGCAACAGATGGTCAAAACCCTTGGGTTGAGTCTCCTCAAAAGGTACTGAGTTCTGATGGGACTGCTGTTCCAGACATTGCTTATGCCCATGTTCTCAAGGTGGATGTTGGTCCTCATTGTCAGGAAACTCAAAACACTGTCACTATGAAACCAGTCGTAGCCCCTCAAGACATGCTAAAATTTGCCACTGCCACAGAACCTGTTCAGTTGCCAGATCAAGCTTCAACTTTAATCCATGATACATCTATTTCCAGAAGCAATCTGGAATCGTATGATTCTAGTGTCATTGGAGTGTGGGGGATTGAGGACAAAATTGTTCCCTTGGAAGATGAAGCAAATCATGTGGCAAAGATGGAAAAATCTGATGTTCCTAGCACGTGCAGTCCAGAGCAAAACAAAATTCCTGAAGACGAATCTAAAATAGCACCTGATGAGTCTAGCATTCCAATTTGCTTAAAGCTTGCTGAAAAGGGTGATGACCAGGCAAAACATGGTGAAAAGGATCCTAGTGCTGCTGAAAATTCAAAGCTATCTGTAAACCGTTTGAGTTTCATACCGGAGTTTGTTGCTTCAGTTACAAAAGTAGCTTTGGAAGAGGGTGAAGAAGTGAAAGCCAAAGTTGAAGGCGTTGCCCCCATCAAGCATGATGCAATTGAAAAAGAAGCAGCTGCCgatgaatcaaaatcaatggtgagattgaagaaaattttctatattaaaGAACATCTtgcaatattatatttttctctttctaaTAATACATTTTCTCTTTAGAATCCCCATGGCGAGTTGGAATGGGATTCTGATAATGACAACATAACCCTTGCAAAAATTGAGCCAACAAAGGCTGAGGAAGAAGCTTTTGCAAGAGGGTTACAggtctttgtttttttctcccttttccTCATTTAACtaactttaatttctttgtcaCTATTATTTCTTGCAATCATTCATTTTGTTAGGATTAATGCTTATTTGaccctaaaaatttaaacttcacAAATCGCAATTAGTTACTTACTTTAACTTTCATCTTTTAAGTACTTTGGCTCTTAAGATTTTGCCAGTCCTGGGCAGGTTGATCTGCCTCAAACTGGCACCGGTAGCTGCCTTCCTTCTCTCCCTTCACACTCTCCCGTTTCAGCCCcccttattatttcaaaaacagaatttccatttttttttctgattttcgttttcattttctaattatACATAATGACATGGCACTTTTTGTCTTTTGTCCTGATTTGATTAGCTTTTTAGTCACATCAACCTATTAACTTACGCTACTTGACAAAATGAAAGTTCAAATGCTTAATGGTGCAAACGAGAGATAGTGAGTATAGGGATCAAATCAATATCTATATATGGCCCATAATCTAACTTTAGCGGTAACAGAAAAAAATCTAACTTTATATGTCAAGCTTGTTTAGGTGccatccaaaaaaaaaaaaagagaatcaaTATTTAACCCAAATTGTTACTTTTCTTACACGTTTGTTTCCATTTTGTTTCTGATGGTATTTGCATTTTGCCTTAAGACAATAAAAAATGATGATCTGGAGGAGATCCGAGAATTGGGCTCTGGAACATATGGGGCAGTTTATCAGGGCAAATGGAAAGGTTCTGTTGTAGCAATCAAGAGAATCAAAGCTAGCTGCTTTGCAGGGAGGCCTGCAGAAAGAGAACGTATGGTAATAACTATTAGCACTTCCCTTTGGGAAGCTTTGGTTGCTTATCCTTATAATACTAGGCTGCTTGATGATCAAAAgggttaaaaaattattcaccTGATATGTCACAGATGCCATGGTACTTGATAGTATGGTATTTGTTTACCCGTGTAGGAAGGTTTTTAAGTTGGTATTCCACAGTAAAAAGAGCATGAGTTGGTTAGAAGTGAAAGGGGGCAGCTTTTTTCCCCCACTTATCGCACAAAGACTAAAAATAAGTGCTTATATAACTTGAAGAATGAACTACTATGTTGTTACACATAGAACAACCACGGTGCTTTATTACCAAAAAGAACGTATGTAGGTTATGATTGCCTTTTCTCTGCCTACACTCAGTGCATGTAATGGCTTATAAAGTTTTGATCATTAgcaaaagggaaagaaaaattctcttaaccttttttattaaatgtaagCAATTCAGCTTGTGATTTAAGTGTTGGAAATTTTCCGTTTCTATTTATGGCATCATAAAAGAGTGGTAAATATAATAACTTAGCAGTTATGCTTATGAACTCTCTAGAGCTCATCCTGCCAATTGGCTACTCTTCTTGAAAGGTTTGTTTATCACTCTAATGAATTCTTTGTTAACGTTATTATGATTGTCCTACCATTTATTTCTGGAAGACCAGCTTTTTGGTATTTGCTTTTTACATCTTTGTATTTTCATTCAGACCTAGTCTTTTGTTTTTACCCCTTCAAGTTGATGGCCGTGTGTGGTAGCTGTTAAAGCAAAAGGATATTTTGTGGGATACAgttcaatttttagtttttttaactcCCTCCCAAGGATTCAATCTTCAAGAGCCTCAtgatcatatatatatgatacTTCTATGCTTCTCATATATTGATTAAttgcaattttttatttctgtGCTGCCATAGATTGCAGATTTCTGGAAAGAAGCTTTGATATTGAGTTCATTACATCATCCAAATGTTGTTTCTTTCTATGGTATAGTTCGTGATAGTCCTGACGGATTCTTAGCTACTGTTGCTGAATTCATGGTTAATGGATCCTTGAAGCAGTTTTTACAGAAGAAGGACAGGTAACCATGTTAGTAACTCTGTGAACAGGTTGCCTTTTGGGCATCCTCACAGTAGTTTGTTTTAGAAGTGTTGTTTGCCTCTTAGCATGTGCCTTTTCTGTTTCATAGTAGACTAAACAAGCTAGAATGCAATATTTTCTTAAGTGATCTTTGTGATATGACAATGTGATTGAACAGGACTATTGATCGTCATAAGAGACTCATCATAGCTATGGATGTTGCATTTGGGATGGAATACTTGCATGGGAAGAACATTGtacattttgatttgaaatgtgaaaatttgtTGGTAAATATGAGAGATCTGCAGCGTCCAGTGTGCAAGGTATACTGTTCTAGATATTGTTtccagaactcaaaatttaaggttttaggtGTGGGAAAGGGCAGGCTGGTGTTGATCAGCCTATGGTGATTTCTTTAATAGCTTCAGCTTGAGATTGTTTCTTTAGCGAATGCTCGTATCATGCTCTTCagtttcttttagttttcttctAATGGTCAATGGAATTAGAACTCATTGCATGCATGCACACCCTTGTAGATTGGTGATTTGGGCTTATCGAAGGTCAGGCAGCATACATTCGTTTCAGGAGGTGTTTGTGGAACTCTACCATGGATGGCACCTGAGCTTTTGAGTGGTAAAAGTGACATGGTATCTGAAAAGGTAATAGTATCAGTGCATAGATAAGTTTACAACAcgttttttttgtttcctttacTTCTCAAGacattattctttttatttggcCAGATTCTGATTTTATTCATGTTTCATCAATTACTGCACTTCAGATTGATGTGTACTCCTTTGGCATCGTTATGTGGGAGTTACTCACTGGTGAAGAACCTTATGCAGATATTCATTGTGCTTCTATAATTGGTAAGCTTCATATGTTTAACATCTTCACGTTACACTGACAAAATGTCTGGTATACATATTGGACACGTCCATCAGCATATGCACTTGGCTACAAGGACCTACTGAAGATTAAACTTTCCTTTATCAGATCTGGGTCAATGCCTGACTCATAACTTTGGCCTATCCACTGTAGCAATGATTAtttcttatataaatatatttatcaatctTCATTTGATAGCTggaaaaaatggagaaaaaataagaaaaaaagagtcTGGGAGAATTGTCACTCTTATGTTTTTGGGGGAAAGCGAATTTGTGCAATTTCTTGACATACTTTGAAGTTAATCCCATACTAAAACACCAATTCCAGTGAGGGTGGGCCAATGGCACCATTTTGCTCAGTGTTAATATAGCCATTCttgacaaaattgaataatgtaACAGAGTCATGATAGAAATGGATGTATTTGTTACTATAATTGGATCCCCAACAAGTAGAAATGACCTGAACTGTTTCTATTCAGGGTTGGTTGTTCTTTCAGATTATTggaacttttattcaaaatgacGTGCATATTTTGAAGTTGATCTCGTACTAAAAGACCAGTTTCAGTAATTGGATTTTGAGCTTCAAATCTCTTCTGATTTAAGCTTTTGCTGTTCTAGTAGTGTGCATGTTTTTGGACTCTCATTCTGATTAGAGTTTAGATGTGAGCTTGCCCTGTTAACGGGTTCTTCCTACGAATTCTTCTTTTAACATGTAGGAGGAATTGTGAACAACACCTTACGTCCAAAAATACCATCATGGTGCGATCCTGAATGGAAGGCTTTAATGGAAAAGTGTTGGGCCTCTGATCCTACAGACAGACCTTCCTTTTCAGAAATATCTCAGAAGCTAAGAAACATGGCTGCTGCGataaatatagaataaaaacCAATGCCGAAGCGACGATTTCACTTTCTCACATCTGGTGTAGTACTGCCATAAGTTCTTTAAGGAGTATTaagttatacattttggtaTTGCATAATACACAAAGAAGAGCCGTGAAAGTTCTTGAGAAGTGAGTTTTACTGACTACAATTTAATCTTCCTTCTTACAGAAAATGGTTTCTCTCTGTCATTAACGGGTTTTGACCTTCCCTCTCTCAGGACCATTGCTATTCCGATTACGATCTAGACGGTGGTACTACGGGTAAATGCATCTTATCATTTGAGGTGGGACTCTGTTTCTTTTGAACATCTGTATATAAGTTTATAGTAATCAATAATGCATAGTACATATTGAGAGCTTCAGATGAACTAGCATTCAATCATtttgccattattattttaaaccaagtgttcatatttataaaaatgtacATTGGGTTTTCAAATATATCTGATTTCCTATAGGTTTCACCGAAGAAAAACAGAACAATGTTCTTTGTTGGGGGGGTCTACCTGCTCTACTatgaaaaataactaaaacattacATGGAATATTGATTAGGATCCATTACCAGAATTAATCCTGTTTTGTTTGATATCTGTATGGTCTGGATGCCCCACTTCCACTGACCAAGATTATTGTTATATTCAAACATTTGTTTGACTTTATTCCACAGCTACGAgttctttttcatatatatataaaatatgcatgaaattaACGTGGCATGGATATGTTAATGCAAGAAGAGTTTCTCATATTGTTGATATTGATTAAAGAAATAGGGTGAATGAATTAAGTAGGAATTAGCATGGCATCACCAACTCTTTTGTTGCATGCCCAACCAAAGCTCCCATTGGAGTCAAATAGTGTGACGCTATCTACTTTAGTCCCCAAATAATTTAAGTGCAacaaaaaatggttaaaatgcATCATTGGTCCttgtactcttcacaaatttaaaatttagtccctatacatttgtttctctctatttttttatatttcaaaattcaagttcgattgttaatatttttatttttgttaattttgtagGTATGaacttttgaaataataaaaatactcactaacaatgaacataaaaaatgaCATAATGAGTTTGAATtacacaaaataattttactaatgttaacaattggatttgaattttaaagtttgaatggTGGGGAGTttgaatttctaaaaataaaaagtatagagactagaTTCTAAATTATTAGTGAAGAGTGCAAAAGTTATGGCATTTTTAATcaacaaaaagaattatgttatgtttgatACGAAAATAATACGAATTGGATATGGATGatgtgttaaattttataaaataataattagtaatatatcaaaatttatatttaaaaataatttgctAACAAGTAACATGACATATATGCATTTATTCTGGTAAATTCTGTAGAAATCGCTCTTTTTTTGCTACATCTTATTCTAATGACTCATGCACCTAACACGCGGAGAAGACTTTTTATTTACAAGTCAAAAGTTTTCATGTATCATTGACTTCTCCACCCttatacatttcaaaattaCAGGGTCATTGGATGATTGgttattgaattttgttttcctttttctattttgaatatttaactataaataaatatgattctttttattaataaaattttcataaatatggcAATGTGGTCTCTTGATTGTTAGAACACACAATTTGGTCTTCAACACTatcaatgtttttgaaa
This sequence is a window from Gossypium raimondii isolate GPD5lz chromosome 5, ASM2569854v1, whole genome shotgun sequence. Protein-coding genes within it:
- the LOC105769429 gene encoding uncharacterized protein LOC105769429 isoform X1: MCNKIIIDHQQQHKSQTVYLMNSPSLSPVSALPSSIPGSSDEIPRVKFLCSFLGSILPRPQDGKLRYVGGETRIVSVPRDISYVELMSKMRELYDGAAVLKYQQPDEDLDALVSVVNDDDMVNMMEEYEKLASSDGFTRLRIFLFSHPDQDGSSYYVDGNERRYVDALKSLNEGSDFRKCDSPATSTVSDDIHLAEQFFNGMSIDESWVHIQRSGVIPTPSFNLHSHTIPHMGSGQWSPVCYSPSHHGYLTPRTLSGFPPSPSSAHYRMQEEYVRQRLNRHPQYEHQPHFPDNVAWMPNGAMSGDKVCGFPGNILHSLGVHEGNHNYEHCRATFCRNQSPHLEHHNMGNAVPQINSSCAAAECLPNQEAFMMHADGKLHLEFYSKDQTDPSSTHGETHGHERGCILQHQLNPCVEEARNHVYGFGRLNDHNVLDGAGMNSPLEHAGLADGHLMLSNYVHQRAGAELGNEVFRDQTMVASAHLHIPPEERGPCYGNYPYPHGGDNAYQASQGHVHAQSLQRNFQNHTHGAPAYEAYGLPQQINSPVNFAFLKDPAEGSAMHFVATDGQNPWVESPQKVLSSDGTAVPDIAYAHVLKVDVGPHCQETQNTVTMKPVVAPQDMLKFATATEPVQLPDQASTLIHDTSISRSNLESYDSSVIGVWGIEDKIVPLEDEANHVAKMEKSDVPSTCSPEQNKIPEDESKIAPDESSIPICLKLAEKGDDQAKHGEKDPSAAENSKLSVNRLSFIPEFVASVTKVALEEGEEVKAKVEGVAPIKHDAIEKEAAADESKSMNPHGELEWDSDNDNITLAKIEPTKAEEEAFARGLQTIKNDDLEEIRELGSGTYGAVYQGKWKGSVVAIKRIKASCFAGRPAERERMIADFWKEALILSSLHHPNVVSFYGIVRDSPDGFLATVAEFMVNGSLKQFLQKKDRTIDRHKRLIIAMDVAFGMEYLHGKNIVHFDLKCENLLVNMRDLQRPVCKIGDLGLSKVRQHTFVSGGVCGTLPWMAPELLSGKSDMVSEKIDVYSFGIVMWELLTGEEPYADIHCASIIGGIVNNTLRPKIPSWCDPEWKALMEKCWASDPTDRPSFSEISQKLRNMAAAINIE
- the LOC105769429 gene encoding uncharacterized protein LOC105769429 isoform X4, whose product is MCNKIIIDHQQQHKSQTVYLMNSPSLSPVSALPSSIPGSSDEIPRVKFLCSFLGSILPRPQDGKLRYVGGETRIVSVPRDISYVELMSKMRELYDGAAVLKYQQPDEDLDALVSVVNDDDMVNMMEEYEKLASSDGFTRLRIFLFSHPDQDGSSYYVDGNERRYVDALKSLNEGSDFRKCDSPATSTVSDDIHLAEQFFNGMSIDESWVHIQRSGVIPTPSFNLHSHTIPHMGSGQWSPVCYSPSHHGYLTPRTLSGFPPSPSSAHYRMQEEYVRQRLNRHPQYEHQPHFPDNVAWMPNGAMSGDKVCGFPGNILHSLGVHEGNHNYEHCRATFCRNQSPHLEHHNMGNAVPQINSSCAAAECLPNQEAFMMHADGKLHLEFYSKDQTDPSSTHGETHGHERGCILQHQLNPCVEEARNHVYGFGRLNDHNVLDGAGMNSPLEHAGLADGHLMLSNYVHQRAGAELGNEVFRDQTMVASAHLHIPPEERGPCYGNYPYPHGGDNAYQASQGHVHAQSLQRNFQNHTHGAPAYEAYGLPQQINSPVNFAFLKDPAEGSAMHFVATDGQNPWVESPQKVLSSDGTAVPDIAYAHVLKVDVGPHCQETQNTVTMKPVVAPQDMLKFATATEPVQLPDQASTLIHDTSISRSNLESYDSSVIGVWGIEDKIVPLEDEANHVAKMEKSDVPSTCSPEQNKIPEDESKIAPDESSIPICLKLAEKGDDQAKHGEKDPSAAENSKLSVNRLSFIPEFVASVTKVALEEGEEVKAKVEGVAPIKHDAIEKEAAADESKSMNPHGELEWDSDNDNITLAKIEPTKAEEEAFARGLQTIKNDDLEEIRELGSGTYGAVYQGKWKGSVVAIKRIKASCFAGRPAERERMIADFWKEALILSSLHHPNVVSFYGIVRDSPDGFLATVAEFMVNGSLKQFLQKKDRTIDRHKRLIIAMDVAFGMEYLHGKNIVHFDLKCENLLVNMRDLQRPVCKIGDLGLSKVRQHTFVSGGVCGTLPWMAPELLSGKSDMVSEKILILFMFHQLLHFRLMCTPLASLCGSYSLVKNLMQIFIVLL